In Cololabis saira isolate AMF1-May2022 chromosome 14, fColSai1.1, whole genome shotgun sequence, a single genomic region encodes these proteins:
- the LOC133459506 gene encoding endosialin-like, with amino-acid sequence MHKVFRSSSGCSSMSLLCMLWLLAVCLAPGSRGQRLGGPDREQPAAEGQLSEGDAVCHQEGCYAVFLQKRTFREAGRSCRERGGTLATMHTPEAAGVVHELLSTVQGQGPRMRHRLWIGLHRAPRQCSPRRPLRGFVWVTGDQDGQFTNWLREDTPGTCAAHRCVAMTVHVSDSGQENKDNFRWVDGSCGVALDGYVCQYNYKGMCSPLKGEGRGPAVYSTPFHLVSTLLTHVPLGSVAALPCPADGADPDTPTGQTVVCMERDDMTVDWSRDGPLCSSTTPPSQDWCSGDHGCEQYCQNTDTDYYCYCSEGFVIDEDGYSCRPDPLLETSPPELSSDSAGPTDQPHMKEICVAMGCEYDCVETTRGTRCTCPPGYKIGADGRRCSDVDECLQQPCTQHCVNTPGTFHCTCYQGYQPDDDGECVDTDECLDEGSCEGSCENTVGSFTCLCNPGYELDSGGVCVDVDECMVESPCHQQCLNLVGAYQCFCDNGFELQSDGLTCQPLNDDEEYSTLTPDPVDSADMPWSTSFTPDPAVRNFDVIWLTEVPEGLYPDMAHGSDNHLNQWDDLSPQQYQTAPSPTEKHSTGNEIENDAKTGGREQSGGAAAETVNGGTGEAEAPKVDSTEETTGAAEDGDGAAGKRKHDKGWLLVALLVPLCVFLVVMLALGIVYCTSCAVDKSLTFSDCYLWLLPTARPERNEAKSQA; translated from the exons ATGCACAAGGTCTTTAGGAGCAgtagcggctgcagcagcatgaGTCTCTTGTGCATGCTGTGGCTGCTGGCGGTGTGTCTGGCCCCCGGGAGCCGGGGCCAGAGGCTGGGGGGGCCGGACAGGGAGCAGCCGGCCGCTGAGGGCCAGCTGTCAGAGGGCGACGCCGTCTGCCATCAGGAGGGATGCTACGCCGTCTTCCTGCAGAAGAGAACCTTCAGGGAGGCTGGGCGGAGCTGCCGGGAGCGAGGGGGGACCCTGGCCACCATGCACACCCCTGAAGCGGCGGGCGTGGTCCACGAGCTGCTGTCCACCGTCCAGGGACAAGGGCCCAGGATGAGGCATCGTCTGTGGATCGGACTGCACCGAGCGCCGCGCCAGTGCTCCCCCAGAAGACCGCTCAGAGGATTCGTCTGGGTCACAG GAGACCAGGATGGTCAGTTTACCAACTGGCTCCGAGAGGACACCCCTGGGACATGTGCGGCCCATCGCTGCGTGGCCATGACCGTGCATGTATCTGACAGTGGACAAGAGAACAAAGACAATTTCCGGTGGGTTGACGGCTCCTGTGGGGTGGCTTTGGATGGATATGTCTGCCAGTACAACTACAAAGGCATGTGTTCGCCACTGAAGGGCGAGGGCAGGGGTCCGGCTGTCTACTCCACCCCATTCCACCTTGTTAGCACCCTGCTGACCCATGTGCCCCTAGGATCCGTAGCTGCTCTGCCATGCCCTGCAGACGGTGCCGACCCAGACACTCCCACTGGGCAGACGGTGGTGTGCATGGAGAGAGATGACATGACGGTGGACTGGTCGAGGGACGGCCCTCTCTGTTCATCCACAACACCACCGAGCCAGGACTGGTGTAGCGGGGACCATGGGTGCGAGCAGTACTGCCAGAACACAGACACAGattactactgttactgctCCGAGGGCTTCGTGATAGATGAAGACGGCTACAGCTGCAGGCCCGACCCCCTGCTGGAAACCAGCCCGCCGGAGCTGTCCTCTGACTCTGCCGGCCCCACCGATCAGCCTCACATGAAGGAGATCTGTGTGGCCATGGGATGTGAGTACGACTGTGTGGAAACCACTCGGGGCACCAGGTGCACGTGCCCCCCAGGCTATAAGATTGGCGCAGATGGACGCAGATGTTCTGATGTAGACGAATGTCTACAGCAACCGTGCACGCAACACTGCGTCAACACCCCTGGCACCTTCCACTGCACCTGCTACCAGGGCTATCAGCCGGACGATGACGGCGAATGCGTGGACACTGACGAGTGTCTGGACGAAGGTAGCTGCGAAGGCTCTTGTGAGAACACCGTGGGGTCCTTCACCTGCCTGTGTAACCCCGGCTACGAGCTGGACAGCGGAGGAGTGTGTGTAGATGTGGATGAGTGTATGGTGGAGTCGCCCTGCCACCAGCAGTGTCTGAACCTTGTAGGAGCGTATCAGTGTTTTTGCGACAACGGCTTTGAGCTGCAGTCAGACGGACTCACATGCCAGCCTTTGAATGATGATGAAGAGTACTCCACCCTGACTCCTGATCCCGTTGACTCTGCTGACATGCCCTGGTCCACCTCGTTCACCCCTGACCCCGCCGTAAGAAACTTTGATGTCATATGGCTGACAGAGGTCCCTGAGGGCCTTTACCCTGACATGGCTCATGGATCAGATAATCACCTCAACCAGTGGGATGATCTATCACCCCAACAATATCAGACAGCCCCATCGCCAACTGAGAAACACAGCACAGGCAATGAAATTGAAAATGACGCCAAGACGGGAGGTAGAGAGCAAAGTGGCGGGGCAGCCGCCGAAACCGTAAATGGTGGGACTGGGGAGGCGGAGGCACCAAAGGTGGACAGTACGGAGGAAACCACAGGCGCAGCAGAGGATGGAGATGGAGCAGCAGGTAAACGGAAACATGACAAAGGCTGGCTGCTGGTGGCGCTGCTGGTGCCGCTGTGCGTGTTCCTCGTAGTGATGCTGGCTCTGGGGATCGTCTACTGCACCAGCTGTGCCGTGGACAAGAGCCTTACCTTTTCAGACTGCTATCTTTGGCTACTCCCAACAGCACGACCTGAGAGAAATGAAGCCAAAAGCCAAGCATGA